In a single window of the Ancylobacter polymorphus genome:
- the cobF gene encoding precorrin-6A synthase (deacetylating) translates to MRRVLVIGIGMGEAEGLTGHAIAALGRAEVFFLLDKGEGAGELVAAREQLIARFAKPGHRVVRAPSPPRRPAALAGARETYEGAVADWHDARARLLAGLIAGELPEEGTGAILVWGDPMLYDSTLRVLGAARAQAEFTVEVFPGLTALQALCAAHQIPLNAIGEEVALTTGRHVAQATPASPAFAVLLDDGSGLTALAARGFDGDIWWGANLGTSAQVLRHGRLGAVAGEIAEVRAQVKAARGWVMDVWLARALPPG, encoded by the coding sequence TCACCGGCCACGCCATCGCGGCGCTCGGGCGCGCCGAGGTGTTCTTCCTGCTCGACAAGGGGGAGGGCGCGGGGGAGCTGGTGGCGGCGCGCGAACAGCTGATCGCCCGCTTCGCCAAGCCGGGCCACCGCGTGGTGCGGGCGCCGAGCCCGCCCCGCCGCCCCGCTGCGCTCGCGGGCGCGCGCGAAACCTATGAAGGCGCGGTGGCGGACTGGCACGACGCCCGCGCCCGCCTGCTCGCCGGCCTCATCGCCGGGGAGCTGCCGGAGGAGGGCACGGGGGCGATCCTCGTCTGGGGCGACCCGATGCTCTATGATTCGACCCTGCGCGTGCTCGGCGCGGCGCGGGCGCAGGCGGAGTTCACCGTCGAGGTGTTTCCCGGCCTCACCGCCCTGCAGGCGCTGTGCGCGGCGCATCAAATCCCGCTCAACGCCATTGGCGAGGAAGTGGCGCTCACCACCGGGCGCCATGTGGCGCAAGCGACGCCCGCGTCCCCCGCCTTCGCCGTGCTGCTGGACGATGGTTCCGGCCTTACCGCGCTGGCGGCGCGGGGCTTTGACGGCGACATCTGGTGGGGCGCCAATCTCGGCACATCGGCGCAGGTGCTGCGGCACGGGCGGCTCGGCGCGGTCGCGGGCGAGATTGCCGAGGTGAGGGCGCAGGTGAAGGCGGCGCGCGGCTGGGTGATGGATGTGTGGCTGGCGCGGGCGCTGCCCCCCGGCTGA